tagttagaaaaagaaaaaaacaataaaatattaaatcaaatcaaaggGTAACAGTATTAACAAAAGAGTGAAACAGATGCAGAAATAAAATAATGCCCAAGCCGATAGTTTTATCCCACCAAAGGAAAAGGAATGTTTTACTTTCTATCTTATTTTCTAAATCTGAGACttctaaaagaaacaaagaggTTTTCCCTTTCCACTCATAAAATATAATAGGGGCAAGCAGTTACAATTGATCTTCACTTCAAGCCTTTGCCATTAACTAActcacaaaaaaaataataataataactaaagaTGTACTTTTTTGATAATGTGAGGCAGGAGAATCAAACCTCTGACTTCAAGATCGATAGTACAAACACTATAGCGGTTGATCTATGTTCATTTCGGCAATAAAGATGCTACTTAAAGCACATCAATGCTTTCTATCAATAAAATGTGTCTCGAGtcttattgaaaaataaaaaaactaacaaaTATGCCTTGCAATTGTAATGAAGTTGAATAGCACGACGTAGCATACTGATTTGTGACTACagggaaaaaaaactattgtCATCCTCTTCACGTTACACAGAAAACCAGAAGTAAGCACAGTTGGattctattaaaaataaataaataaataaaaagttttagTGCTTAAAAGTAAAATATTGTTATCCTTTCAACTGCTTCCCGCTATGGTTTCAAAACAAGATACTATAATAAagcataatatatttttagtttttttttacagGATAAGAAGGATAATATCAAAAATTCGCAATCAAACAAATTGAATTATCATAAGAGACCATCCCCTTGATAAAGGGTTAAAGAGATCATGGTTCAACCCATGGTGGCCACCTACCCAagatttaatatcctacgagTTTTCTTGACACCCAAATATTGTAGGGTCAGGCGGGTTATCCCATGAGATTAGTTGAGGTGCGTAAGTTGGCCTGAACACTCACGGATatcaaataaaagaattaaattatcgCTTTTCTGTGATTTGGTTTGAGTAAGAATATCATGTCTACATGTTACAACAATTTCAGGTGGTAGAAGGATGTACAAAATATCTATGCTAATTACAAAGGTCAAATAgaacaaaccaaataattaacataCAAAATAGATAGTTCATAGTTATAGTTATTTTGATGTGTATTTGTTGATGTAGTATTAAATAAATACTTAGTAAAGCCTCTattttgaatccattgagcaaAGATGGgttgtaattgtatatttttgaACGGATAGTAAAAGTACGACTTCATTATTACCGTCGCCTAAACCATGTGGTGGCATGCAATTAAAGACTGACGGAGGAAATAGAAGCTATAACAAAGGATGATAACATTCTTCTAATGAAAGTCCACTTCCTTGACCAAAACAAAAGGAGGACGGCTAATTGACTTGGAATTTAGGTGAAGTTTTGAAATATGTCATTACCTTGGGAAGCTTTGGTAGCCTCCTACTTTCGTTGCTTTCAACTAtctctttgattttcttcaGTAGATTATCAAACTGGGAAGCCTTCGGATCCAAAAAggataaaagatcttttaccaAGTTCTCCAATGACCCCAGACCCCCACCTTTACCCTGCAATCTATCTTTAATCAATTGAACAACCACATTAGTTCCTTTACCCAAGActgctttcttcttcttctcattctTTTTTACAACCTTCTCGTTAGCTTCATTCGTGTCAACATCTTGACCCTTAACCATCAACTCACCTCCTTCAATTGTCAAGAGGGCGGCTGTAGCCTCCCATGCGAAAATTTTCCATACAGTTACCAACAACACGTTCACAGTATGGACAAACTCATCGTGCTTTTCATCCAAAGACAATTCGCAGACCAGTCTATATTCCTTTTTTAGACTCTCATTACTAGGACATTCCCTATCAAGCAAACCCGCCAAGCTTGCCTTTATATTATCGTCGCCACTTGAACCCAAAATCAACTTTCCTCTCTCCAAACTACATTTTCCCAAGTCCCAGAGCATGGCTGCAAATGACAACAATGCGGTCCGAATGGTATCCTCTGTCCCAGAACTCAAAGATCCCCCTTTCCCAATTTTCACACTAGAATTCAACTCAACCCGCACTCTTGAGTGCACCAACTTCGCTTGTTCTCTCAAGCATCCATGAACCTTTGGAATCTTAGAGATAGCTTCACTCTCGATCTTACCCACCAACTTAGATCCATTTAGAAGTACCTTCATATCATTGGCGACTCCTACTTCCTCCTTGGAAGCGAACCCATCGCCCGAGTCCATCAAACTGAACGCAGACACATCAGCTTTAGACGCCTCGCAAGACATGCCAGCCACAGCATCGGCAATGGAAGATAATGCTGCCGATTGATGGTCCAGCAACGCGCAAATTCCGTTCAAAACATAACACGATTGCTTGAACACGGATAACTCCTCGTCGGTCACATCAAGGGATTCAAATCGAAAAGTTTCTGGTCTCGAATTGAGCTTGTCCGCAATTAGAACAGGAATAACCGATCGAATACCAGAAGAAGCAGAGATGATGAGCTTGTTCAGGAGCACAACAAGGGCCGCCCTGGCTTCTTCGCGAGTAAGAAAATCAGGAATGAAGACGTGGTGCTTAAGGGATGCAGCATTTTGATCGTTGGACGAAGAAGAAAGCCTGTCGAGGGCCGATGAATCGATCCGAACAAGAGCGAAGCCATGAGCAATGGCATAGACAGAGGTAGAAGAAAGCGATGAACCCTTTCCTCCAAGCGTAATAACAGAGACCTCAGTAGGGTCTGCCATGGAGGATTGATGGAGGAAAAAGGGTGGAGTGGAGTGGACGTTCGGAAATGGCTTTAGACGATGGTTGCTACTTGCTAGGGTTTTGGAGGTGATGAACGTCAACAAGGCAATCAAGCATACTGGACggcttaataaaaaaaatattataaaaaaccGCTAAACCGGACCGGCGATATTCCcacatttaaaattaagttttgtATTGaggtattttcaaatttaataaaaatggtttagggtttagggtgtAGGGTTTAGACGTTATCGGTTACCGTTGCAAGAAGAAGACATGGAAGACGTGAGTATCAGACGAGTTTTGGATAATCTGATTAATCATTGGGTAGGTCACAATTTTTTGTGTGGACTGGGATATTTTTAGTATTTCACGTGTTAGGATGGGCAACCGATAACCATCTATCTCCCTCTATCTCGTCGGCTTCTCCCTCTTCCAttgcttcattttcttctccCAACACTGCTTCATTTTTTGTgtctccttcttctttctttgtcCAActgcttcatcttcatctccCATTGTTGCTTTCGATTTTTCAAGGTTATAATCTGTCATCAAATCCTTCCATGTTATAatcattctcttttcttttcttttcattaatTATTCTATTTAATCATGCTTAATAAATATCATTGAACCTAATTTTGTTTAACTAGATGGTAAGCAAAAAAATGGTCAAAGTTGATGAAAGTAAAGGAAGAGGgaagaaaataatgaaagttGGATCATCAATAACCAGAGCAAGAGCAAACAAAtctaaagagaagaagaaattaaaactaaaatagttgATAACTTTAAATTCTCTATGTATCAATAGACCTTTAACATCAATACATACTTGTTGTGCATTATGTCAACTATCTATCTTAGGAACTTTAGCAAAAATTTTAACATCAATCAGCCTGTTATTGATCAATTTGAATTAAGATAGATAGAGAtaactatctctgtctatctatgatagatagtgatagaagtctaccattgtctatttgagatagacagagatagaataCTATCTTATCTATCTcggatagacagtgatagactttAATGGTAAATACTAATATATGtttctatagtttctatatgattttcactctatatttgtttagttgagtGGATCTGAATTGAGGTAAACAGAGATAGAGCactatctctgtctatttctgtctatttgagatagacagagataaaaTAATCTTTGTCTATCTTAGAGAGatagtgatagacttcaatggtAAACACTAATATCTGTTTCCGTAGTTTCTATATGGTTTGCActatatatttgtttagttgagtaaatctattatttataattttgattgaatctctatctatctgagatagaaaGTGGTAGAGTTCTATCATTATCTATATGAGATATATAGAGATAGAGCACTATCTCTGCCTATATGAGATAGATAGTGGACTTCAATGATGAACAATAATATCATATCAGTATTTTTGTTGTTGATAGATAATTATTTATCATACATACTTGTTTatgataaacaataataatttaatatttatacataTTTGTTTATCTGAGttgatctattattgataactttgaattgaaatagacaaagatagagcactatctctatctatctgagatagacagagatagaataTTATCAGTGTCTATTTTAGATAAAAGAGTGATAGGCTTCAATGAATTGGGTTTTAAAGATAGGTTACTTCAATGAATTATAGGATTCTATCATTTAAGGATTTGACCTAAAGAGAGGGGACATAGTTGCAATGAATGTGTCATGTACTATTAGGAAAACAATCATGGTCTGTGTATTTAGTGATAGACAATGTTGCAACTATCTACTGACAGATCCATatagatgttataatttatttacacAGTGATAGACACAAATACTTGTCTATCTGTATCTATCTACTGATATTCTTACTGAAGTTCACCTACTTGATATTAGTAGATAGAGTCAGATAGACACTATCTGTGCCTATCACAACTAGTTTTTATGCCTATCACCTACCTAATATCAATAGATattttttgtgtttctttcaGTTCCATGAAAAGTGATGgtactattaaaaatatttacaactcaAGAATAGAATAAATCAGAAAATATCATTCATAAACCTTAATGTCAATCCATATGTCTATACATGTATTACAATGGAAAAAATAACGATTAAATCATTTGATTAGTTGGTTCAAGTTTGTATGTCATACTATTTTGGCCTTTACGATTACAACGAGTACATTTTGATGAACTTTTAGAATGGGGGGGTTTTTTTGATTATTTTGGtatttggctcaccaacatgagttgagttgagttggtataatataccaacttattgtttggcccaccaactttaaatgttggtggagttgagttgatatatttttatcaactcacctcaactctcccttcttccaatgttttcaatggtTTCACCCATTGGCCACTGTCACATTCCGAGAACTAACTCGGGGCTCCGACAATCACCTAGTCAGTCTCCGGATTCACCGTCACCTATGAACCCACGCATACgcaaataaaatttgtatgcACCAAACTAACcccttatactaactagtaatACAGGTATCAAGTCGGAGTCGAACCATAGAGAGAAGATTTGGATTCCTCAAAAGTGGAACTTGTATGAAGTAACCAAAAGGGGGGGGAGGAGGGGTTTCTTTTGTGAAAAACTGTGAAATAAAATGCTAACAAAAAGTGCACAATGCAAACTAATGCATGAATAATCAATCGAACAAAATACATAGCTTGggtatttatagtttaattcaTTCCTCATCGATTTTATCATAGATTATTCAAAAGATGCGTaagaatatttgaattaaaGCTTAGCTTACTCAATTAGAATCCTAGCCGATAGTCCACATAATCAAGTTACTTAATAGAAAAGTGAGAATCctcaatcaatcaatcaatcaacatacattaaaatTCAAGGTAAAGCTAAGCCAATTAATCGACCTCCATCGTCTAACCAGTTAATTGAGCgagatttatctaagttagaaagtaaatgcttgCTAAGTGGAATCCCAATTTAACACAACAAACTAACTTAACTCATGCTTCTAGGTGACAACTAcctaacaattacaaattagggccaatcaaagcaatcaattaaaCATGCATAGCTAATTTGTTAGATTATCCCATATacgaaaattgaagaatatgctcaagataaattctcataaattcataataaacTCACGGAAATACAATACAAGTCTCAAGAATCGAATTGGAACGAAATTAAACTAACTTACCCAAGCTGTTCTTACCCTTTAGCCTTGAAGCATGCTCGAAATCAATACAATTGGCAAAGGGGAAGAATTTTTTTACAGAATTTTGGTGTAAAAAAGAGCTAAAACGAGGCTGGAACAGAGCCGCAGCATTCAAAATCGGGTGTAATCGGTATGATCTAATCGGCTGACCTAAATTATACTTTTATAAAACTGTCGCAGCGTCACAAAGCTAGGAaaagcgttgcaatgttgtggtGCAAATTGGCTGAGCGTCATACCGCTGCCTTGACACTATGTTGTGCATGCGCTGAGGTTGAGTGTTCATAAAACCACGTAGCATTGTAACGCTGTAGAGGAGCATTGCAACGATACCTATTCTTTCCTAGAGCGTTGAAGGACAGCGTCGACGAGCGGTGCGATGGTGGCGCTAGGGCATCTCctaagcattgcaatgctgccctaCATCCAATCATTCTGTCCAATAGCGTTGAGCTAGCATTAGACTTAGGTTTAATGAAAGCATTGCAACATTCGGTATGGCAGCATCCTTCATTCCTTCGTCATTTGATCAATTTAGCTCCTAACTTCGTCATTTTAGTGCCTTTTTGTCCCAAACGCTTAATCTGACTGCTTTCGAATcctacaaaaataataattttaaccaaattaagtagctaaaAAACCCTGAGTTAAGCGGAAGAAGATAGCACATTTCCAATGCTATCACCATCTCTGATGAAAACTCTAGCGACTAACTCCGGACTTTGACAATCACTTTCGATGCAACTCTGACAACAAAATTCaggctttgacaaccacctccgacgatAGTTCCGATGACCAACTCCGGACTTCGACAACCTTCGCGTggccaactccgacaaccaattcCAAGCTCCGGTAGCCACCTCCGTTGACTCAACTCTGACGACACCTTCGCGCTACCAACTCCGATGACTAATTTTAGGCTCCGATAatcacctccgactacaaactccgacaaccaactctaataccaccttcatgcgattAACATTCGAGCTCCAACAGCCAACTCCGACTACAATCTCTGACAAAAAAATATCctcgatgatcaacttcgacgaccaccttcACTCAACCAGCACCGGGATTTcaaaaccacctctgatgacgaACTTTGATAACCAACTCCACTACCACCTTTATGTGACCAATTTcaagctccgacaaccaccttcgactacAAACTCTAGTGAAAGCATCTTCCATAATCAACTTCgataaccacctccgactatTATAAAACTGATgattgttaaagtatgttgtaggattgttgattatatataaataaataaataaataaatatatatatatatatatatatatatatatcattttgtctACATTGAgtgtaatatttatatgtaaaaaattgtaaaaaaatatttttatttaatttaattcacatatcaaatgaatgttaagaatatttagatgaAAAGCAAGTATATAGTTGAAAagtatataacatataaaaatatataaataaaattcttttttttgaaaattttccaggaagaattagtgaaaattaGAGATTTATTCTccgatgatcctccaaatttagaggaactgaatatgaaattgttgaaaaaatgTGGTGACAATAAGAAACATATAATgcaacaacaacaagaagaagaaaaagaagatgatgataatgaaaattcctggagaaaaattagaaatcaaatgttttgatttctctttggtttctcattttatttaattatatttctacaagaaataTAATAGGTTAATTATTATTCATTGCCCAaaacagaaaagaaagaaagaaagaaagaaaagtttcaacaattaaaagaaaaaaaattgcaatctatattttattcaaacaaatatgAGTAAAATTACTGAATAAAAAACttgcaaaacaaaaatagtaaaagcatattatttagagttgaAAATACTGTACCAGATAtcccagacatatgaactcaactatGCATCCCAAACACAAATATATAAACTCAGGCCAAAtaactctgcaccccaaacacagacatatgaactccacagatatatgaactccacagaCATATGAATTCCATACATCATATCTCAACTCAGCACCCCAAATAGTCCCTTAAATTCACCTACAATggaattctttattttttaggtCTTTCAATTTCATGTTTAACAATAGGAGgtaatgttttcatgacatCATCATCAGCTGTCCAATCCAAATGAACTCCAACAGATCAAACACAACCACTATATGTTGCTAACAATGTTCTTTTATAATAAAAGCCAGCTACATAAGAATAGGTATCTAGATTAAGCATTCGGAGAATGGCAAGTGCatgttgaaggaactctaaattagagaaccagtgagtggAAACGAATCGTTCTAAACTCCATTAAGAAAGAACATATACATTTACAGTCTAACAAAAATGATTAtacataaaaactaaattacaacatgcttcaatAAAGAACAAACAAGGGATTGAGtaaaaaatacctttgaagaaccctttcttcacgtatccctcgatcgttcagcaacttgtccaacagcacgaacgcaaCGAGCAATTCAACAAACAACACGAACTGGAAAAACCTCTATCACAATTGAGTACAACTCGATCCTCAACCCTCAAACACCAACGAGTAAACAAGACACCACCACGAGGCTACCTTAgtattttcggtgtgagaatctagtagttgtgggctttgtatgactttggatagagg
This genomic window from Benincasa hispida cultivar B227 chromosome 4, ASM972705v1, whole genome shotgun sequence contains:
- the LOC120075403 gene encoding histidine--tRNA ligase, cytoplasmic isoform X1 produces the protein MADPTEVSVITLGGKGSSLSSTSVYAIAHGFALVRIDSSALDRLSSSSNDQNAASLKHHVFIPDFLTREEARAALVVLLNKLIISASSGIRSVIPVLIADKLNSRPETFRFESLDVTDEELSVFKQSCYVLNGICALLDHQSAALSSIADAVAGMSCEASKADVSAFSLMDSGDGFASKEEVGVANDMKVLLNGSKLVGKIESEAISKIPKVHGCLREQAKLVHSRVRVELNSSVKIGKGGSLSSGTEDTIRTALLSFAAMLWDLGKCSLERGKLILGSSGDDNIKASLAGLLDRECPSNESLKKEYRLVCELSLDEKHDEFVHTVNVLLVTVWKIFAWEATAALLTIEGGELMVKGQDVDTNEANEKVVKKNEKKKKAVLGKGTNVVVQLIKDRLQGKGGGLGSLENLVKDLLSFLDPKASQFDNLLKKIKEIVESNESRRLPKLPKGTRDFAKEQMAIRKKAFSIIEGVFERHGATTLDTPAFELRETLTGKYGEDSKLIFDLADQGGELCSLRYDLTVPFARYVAMNGLTSFKRYQIAKVYRRDNPSKGRYREFYQCDFDIAGQYEKMGPDFEVIKIMTELLDELNIGQYEIKLNHRKLLDGMLEICGVPPEKFRTICSSIDKLDKQSFDQIKREMVEEKGLTVETAERIGDFVKERGHPLDLLSKLKQEESVLLQNKGSSDALSDLEILFSALEKSKCIDKVVFDLSLARGLDYYTGVIYEAVFKGGTQVGSIAAGGRFDNLIGMFGSKQVPAVGISLGIERVLVIMEQNLKDQKQTARATKTDILVSILGDDLTLAAELASEMWSAKLHAEFLVNKRVMKHIDRAKESRIPWIVFLGEREVSEGIVKLKNVETFEEITIPRSNIIDELKKRLTP
- the LOC120075403 gene encoding histidine--tRNA ligase, cytoplasmic isoform X2, translating into MADPTEVSVITLGGKGSSLSSTSVYAIAHGFALVRIDSSALDRLSSSSNDQNAASLKHHVFIPDFLTREEARAALVVLLNKLIISASSGIRSVIPVLIADKLNSRPETFRFESLDVTDEELSVFKQSCYVLNGICALLDHQSAALSSIADAVAGMSCEASKADVSAFSLMDSGDGFASKEEVGVANDMKVLLNGSKLVGKIESEAISKIPKVHGCLREQAKLVHSRVRVELNSSVKIGKGGSLSSGTEDTIRTALLSFAAMLWDLGKCSLERGKLILGSSGDDNIKASLAGLLDRECPSNESLKKEYRLVCELSLDEKHDEFVHTVNVLLVTVWKIFAWEATAALLTIEGGELMVKGQDVDTNEANEKVVKKNEKKKKAVLGKGTNVVVQLIKDRLQGKGGGLGSLENLVKDLLSFLDPKASQFDNLLKKIKEIVESNESRRLPKLPKGTRDFAKEQMAIRKKAFSIIEGVFERHGATTLDTPAFELRETLTGKYGEDSKLIFDLADQGGELCSLRYDLTVPFARYVAMNGLTSFKRYQIAKVYRRDNPSKGRYREFYQCDFDIAGQYEKMGPDFEVIKIMTELLDELNIGQYEIKLNHRKLLDGMLEICGVPPEKFRTICSSIDKLDKQSFDQIKREMVEEKGLTVETAERIGDFVKERGHPLDLLSKLKQEESVLLQNKGSSDALSDLEILFSALEKSKCIDKVVFDLSLARGLDYYTGVIYEAVFKGGTQVSFLMLSSCPLAPFLSDLLCYCPWGYWRCQFVIA
- the LOC120075403 gene encoding histidine--tRNA ligase, cytoplasmic isoform X3 — protein: MADPTEVSVITLGGKGSSLSSTSVYAIAHGFALVRIDSSALDRLSSSSNDQNAASLKHHVFIPDFLTREEARAALVVLLNKLIISASSGIRSVIPVLIADKLNSRPETFRFESLDVTDEELSVFKQSCYVLNGICALLDHQSAALSSIADAVAGMSCEASKADVSAFSLMDSGDGFASKEEVGVANDMKVLLNGSKLVGKIESEAISKIPKVHGCLREQAKLVHSRVRVELNSSVKIGKGGSLSSGTEDTIRTALLSFAAMLWDLGKCSLERGKLILGSSGDDNIKASLAGLLDRECPSNESLKKEYRLVCELSLDEKHDEFVHTVNVLLVTVWKIFAWEATAALLTIEGGELMVKGQDVDTNEANEKVVKKNEKKKKAVLGKGTNVVVQLIKDRLQGKGGGLGSLENLVKDLLSFLDPKASQFDNLLKKIKEIVESNESRRLPKLPKGTRDFAKEQMAIRKKAFSIIEGVFERHGATTLDTPAFELRETLTGKYGEDSKLIFDLADQGGELCSLRYDLTVPFARYVAMNGLTSFKRYQIAKVYRRDNPSKGRYREFYQCDFDIAGQYEKMGPDFEVIKIMTELLDELNIGQYEIKLNHRKLLDGMLEICGVPPEKFRTICSSIDKLDKQSFDQIKREMVEEKGLTVETAERIGDFVKERGHPLDLLSKLKQEESVLLQNKGSSDALSDLEILFSALEKSKCIDKVVFDLSLARGLDYYTGVIYEAVFKGGTQDQLPCVPVEITQGKGF